The following are encoded in a window of Candidatus Parvarchaeota archaeon genomic DNA:
- a CDS encoding adenylosuccinate lyase, with protein MAVSPIDTRYKTEMNAIFEDKAKLDYWMQVEVALAHAHAKLGNIPKNAPEEIEKASKKVILSRVEQIEAEIHHDLMAMVKALSEKCTGGCGAFVHFGATSYDIEDTATAMMFRDAIGIVEKRVEGLVGITKKLALENAQKVCIARTHGQHAVPTTYGLKFALYNTELKRHLERLKAVKKNIMYGKMSGAAGTMATFGSQGMEIQKLVMDRLGLQPALVTNQVIQRDRHAAVMFVLALVAATYEKMAKEIRNLQRTEIMEISEPFSAKQVGSSTMPQKRNPHKSERICSLARVVRANVQVALENIALEHERDLTNSANERYIFSGSFITTDYMGEQLGKILEGLVFYDANIERNLEMSRGLVMAERTMIELTGAGLGRQEAHELVRTCAQEAFRDAVHLKHVLGKSQQVKKYLDKKKLDEIFDPKTYIGLAPQIARKAVEG; from the coding sequence ATGGCAGTTTCCCCGATTGACACGCGCTACAAAACAGAGATGAATGCCATTTTCGAGGACAAGGCAAAGCTTGATTATTGGATGCAGGTGGAGGTTGCACTGGCGCATGCGCACGCCAAGCTTGGGAACATACCAAAAAACGCCCCCGAGGAAATTGAGAAGGCTTCAAAAAAAGTCATACTTTCGCGGGTGGAGCAGATTGAGGCAGAAATTCACCATGACCTAATGGCAATGGTCAAGGCCCTCTCCGAAAAGTGCACTGGTGGCTGCGGCGCATTTGTTCATTTTGGCGCCACGTCTTATGACATAGAGGATACGGCAACAGCTATGATGTTCCGCGATGCCATAGGAATCGTTGAGAAGCGGGTTGAAGGGCTTGTCGGGATTACAAAAAAACTGGCACTTGAGAACGCGCAGAAGGTTTGCATAGCCCGCACGCACGGGCAGCATGCTGTTCCCACAACCTACGGGCTGAAGTTCGCCCTTTACAACACCGAGCTAAAGCGCCATCTTGAGCGGCTCAAGGCCGTGAAAAAAAACATCATGTACGGGAAGATGAGCGGGGCGGCAGGCACGATGGCGACATTTGGAAGCCAGGGAATGGAGATACAAAAGCTTGTTATGGACAGGCTCGGGCTGCAGCCTGCCCTAGTTACAAACCAAGTCATTCAGCGCGACAGGCATGCTGCGGTAATGTTCGTGCTTGCATTGGTTGCGGCGACTTATGAGAAGATGGCAAAGGAAATAAGGAACCTGCAGAGAACCGAGATAATGGAGATATCTGAGCCGTTTTCTGCAAAGCAGGTTGGCTCTTCGACAATGCCGCAAAAGAGGAACCCGCACAAATCGGAGAGGATTTGCTCTCTTGCAAGGGTTGTCAGGGCCAATGTGCAAGTTGCGCTTGAAAACATAGCCCTTGAGCATGAGCGCGATTTGACTAACTCGGCAAATGAAAGGTACATATTTTCTGGAAGCTTCATTACAACAGACTACATGGGAGAACAGCTTGGAAAGATACTCGAAGGCCTTGTTTTTTATGATGCCAACATTGAGAGGAACCTTGAGATGAGCAGGGGGCTTGTCATGGCCGAGAGGACCATGATAGAGCTTACCGGCGCGGGGCTGGGGCGCCAGGAGGCGCATGAGCTTGTGCGCACATGCGCCCAGGAGGCATTCAGGGACGCAGTTCACCTCAAGCATGTGCTTGGAAAAAGCCAGCAGGTGAAAAAATATCTTGACAAAAAAAAGTTGGATGAGATTTTTGACCCCA